The Vicia villosa cultivar HV-30 ecotype Madison, WI linkage group LG1, Vvil1.0, whole genome shotgun sequence genome includes a region encoding these proteins:
- the LOC131624271 gene encoding uncharacterized protein LOC131624271, which translates to MEFFQRAKVVRLRSHHDKYLLADDDQEGVHQDRLGSCRNAKWTVEIVEHANLIRLKSIYGKYLTASNMPFLLGAKGKKVIQTLPSRLNSSLEWEPIREGDHIRLRTRYGQYLRANGGLPPWRNSITHDIPHRSKTINWVLWEVDLVEIRPPPPKQIEDSTPSVVEDVIRPIDPSTERSRSPSPSPPHSPNEESDNDNPFALIDFRSSVSIEGSDLEDNGSPMKEGRIIFYNVGDENGDVPEGSEEKFFTFKGSSVIELKEKLREEVERDDILVCSRNPLNAKVYPLRLQLPPNNVDLHVIVVPSSFVSN; encoded by the exons AAAGTGGTGCGTTTAAGAAGCCACCATGATAAATACTTGTTGGCAGATGATGATCAAGAAGGTGTTCACCAAGATCGTCTTGGTAGCTGCCGAAATGCGAAATGGACGGTGGAGATCGTAGAACATGCAAACTTGATTAGATTGAAGAGTATATATGGAAAATATTTAACAGCTTCCAATATGCCATTTTTGTTAGGAGCAAAGGGGAAGAAAGTGATACAAACTCTTCCCTCAAGGTTGAATTCATCTTTGGAATGGGAACCTATAAGAGAAGGTGACCACATTAGGCTTAGGACTCGTTATGGTCAATATTTACGCGCAAATGGAGGGTTACCGCCTTGGAGAAACTCGATCACACATGACATTCCACACCGCTCAAAAACAATAAATTGGGTTCTATGGGAGGTTGATCTTGTCGAGATTCGGCCACCACCTCCTAAACAAATAGAAGATTCCACACCTAGTGTTGTTGAAGACGTTATCCGTCCTATTGACCCTTCAACCGAACGCTCCCGTTCTCCTTCTCCTTCTCCTCCACATTCTCCTAATGAGGAGTCAGATAACGACAATCCATTCGCTTTAATTGATTTTAGATCTTCCGTATCAATCGAG GGTTCTGATTTAGAAGATAATGGATCACCGATGAAAGAAGGGAGGATTATATTTTATAACGTGGGTGATGAAAACGGGGATGTCCCCGAAGGAAGTGAAGAAAAGTTCTTTACATTCAAAGGGAGTAGTGTAATTGAGTTAAAGGAGAAGTTGCGAGAAGAGGTAGAGCGTGATGATATTCTTGTATGTTCTCGCAACCCGTTGAATGCAAAAGTATATCCACTTCGGTTGCAATTACCACCCAACAATGTTGATTTGCACGTAATTGTGGTTCCTTCTTCATTCGTGAGTAATTAG